The Glycine soja cultivar W05 chromosome 8, ASM419377v2, whole genome shotgun sequence genome has a window encoding:
- the LOC114422813 gene encoding trihelix transcription factor ASR3-like → MALDQLSNPNAVDGAGNGATPCSAVDGGIEDGRPAARLPRWTRQEILVLIQGKSDAESRFRPGRGSGSAFGSSEPKWALVSSYCKKHGVNREPVQCRKRWSNLAGDYKKIKEWESQVRDETESFWLMRNDLRRERKLPGYFDREVYNILDSPSSTAAAAAAAAAAETPVPVATVEEEVHLYDSNRRVGSEDGLFSDSEKDEVLLLATTKDVPAPVPISEKQYQPHLQGCEGEGNPQGTTNEKQANPNPEMGSTSQGERKRKWLATDGEEETLQSQLIDVLEKNGKMLRDQLEAQKLNFQLDRQQQKDTASNIVAVLDKLADALGRIADKL, encoded by the exons ATGGCTCTGGACCAGCTTTCGAATCCCAACGCCGTTGACGGTGCCGGTAACGGCGCGACGCCGTGCTCCGCTGTGGACGGCGGCATCGAGGACGGGAGGCCGGCTGCGAGGCTGCCGCGGTGGACGCGACAGGAGATTCTGGTGCTGATTCAGGGAAAGAGCGATGCGGAGAGCCGGTTCAGACCGGGCCGTGGGAGCGGTTCGGCGTTTGGTTCGAGCGAACCGAAATGGGCGTTGGTGTCCTCGTACTGCAAGAAGCACGGCGTGAACCGGGAACCGGTTCAGTGCCGGAAGCGATGGAGCAACCTCGCCGGCGATTACAAGAAGATCAAGGAGTGGGAGTCGCAGGTGAGGGACGAAACGGAGTCGTTTTGGCTCATGAGGAACGATTTGAGGAGGGAGAGGAAATTGCCTGGGTATTTTGACAGGGAAGTTTACAATATTCTCGATTCGCCGTCGTCAACGGCTGCGGCTGCAGCTGCGGCTGCGGCGGCGGAGACTCCGGTGCCGGTGGCGACGGTTGAGGAGGAGGTGCACCTCTATGATAGTAATCGGAGGGTGGGGAGTGAGGATGGGTTATTCTCGGATTCTGAGAAGGACGAGGTTTTGCTTTTAGCTACTACCAAGGATGTTCCTGCACCTGTTCCTATCTCAG AGAAGCAATATCAGCCCCATCTCCAAGGCTGCGAAGGGGAAGGCAACCCTCAAG GTACTACCAATGAGAAACAGGCAAACCCAAATCCAGAAATGGGTTCTACATCTCAAGGGGAACGGAAGAGGAAGTGGTTAGCAACCGATGGAGAGGAGGAAACTTTGCAAAGCCAATTAATTGATGTCTTAGAAAAGAATGGCAAAATGCTACGTGATCAACTTGAAGCTCAGAAACTGAATTTCCAGTTGGATCGTCAACAGCAGAAAGACACTGCAAGTAACATAGTTGCTGTACTAGATAAGCTTGCAGATGCTCTAGGGAGAATTGCTGATAAATTGTAG
- the LOC114422814 gene encoding ADP-ribosylation factor GTPase-activating protein AGD3-like has protein sequence MQFAKLDDSPMFRKQIQCMEESAESLRERSLKFYKGCRKYTEGLGEAYDGDIAFASALETFGGGHNDPISVAFGGPVMTKFTIALREIGTYKEVLRSQVEHMLNDRLLQFVNIDLQEVKEARKRFDKASLIYDQTRERFLSLRKGTKTGVATALEEELHSARSTFEQARFNLVTALSNVEAKKRFEFLEAVSGTMDAHLRYFKQGYELLHQMEPYINQVLTYAQQSRERSNYEQAALNERMQEYKRQIDRESRWASNGSNGSPNGDGIQAIGRSSHKMIEAVMQSAAKGKVQTIRQGYLSKRSSNLRGDWKRRFFVLDSRGMLYYYRKQCSKSSGSSSQHSGQRNSSELGSGLLSRWLSSHHHGGVHDEKSVAHHTVNLLTSTIKVDADQSDLRFCFRIISPTKNYTLQAESALDQMDWIEKITGVIASLLSSQIPERMLPASPMGSGHHRSTSESSSFESSDFDHYAVEECAADRSFTSAHLERPSRSLQQQRSCTKSEKPIDVLRRVCGNDKCADCGAPEPDWASLNLGVLVCIECSGVHRNLGVHISKVRSLTLDVKVWEPSVISLFQSLGNTFANSVWEELLQSRSAFQVDLVPTGLSTSDKPMMFFITKPCQSDSLSVKEKFIHAKYAEKLFVRKPKDNQYCLLVAQQIWEAVHANDKKAVYRYIVNSDVDVNAVYEPTCSSSLTLAKVMLLQEQTSHDHGSTLAGNTLDWSSTKEGQVMDNLEGCTLLHLACETADIGMVELLLQYGANVNASDSRGQTPLHRCILKGRSTFARLLLSRGADPRAVDEQGITPIELAAESNAGGDREVHAPLTDSNG, from the exons ATGCAATTCGCTAAGCTCGATGACTCTCCTATGTTCCGCAAGCAG ATACAATGCATGGAGGAAAGTGCTGAATCTTTAAGAGAGAgaagtttaaaattttacaaaggATGTAGAAAATACAC TGAAGGACTTGGGGAGGCCTATGATGGAGATATTGCATTTGCAAGTGCCTTGGAAACTTTTGGTGGTGGGCATAATGACCCAATCAGTGTGGCTTTTGGAG GTCCTGTTATGACCAAATTCACCATAGCCTTACGAGAAATTGGTACATACAAGGAAGTTCTTCGATCACAG GTTGAGCATATGTTAAATGACAGATTGCTTCAGTTTGTCAATATTGATTTACAAGAGGTCAAG GAAGCACGGAAACGCTTTGACAAGGCTAGCCTTATTTATGACCAG ACTCGTGAAAGGTTTCTGTCACTAAGAAAAGGCACAAAAACTGGTGTAGCTACTGCCCTAGAAGAG GAGCTTCATAGTGCAAGATCTACATTTGAGCAAGCTCGGTTTAATCTg GTTACTGCCTTGTCAAATGTTGAAGCAAAGAAGAGATTTGAATTTTTGGAAGCAGTCAGTGGGACCATGGATGCACATCTTCGTTACTTCAAACAG GGGTATGAATTGTTGCACCAAATGGAGCCATATATTAACCAG GTCTTGACTTATGCTCAGCAATCAAGAGAAAGGTCCAATTATGAGCAGGCAGCCCTAAATGAAAGAATGCAAGAGTACAAACGACAGATTGATCGGGAGAGTAGGTGGGCTTCAAATGGTTCTAATGGGTCTCCTAATGGAGATGGTATACAAGCCATTGGTAGAAGTTCACATAAGATGATAGAGGCAGTTATGCAATCTGCTGCCAAGGGAAAG GTTCAAACTATTCGACAAGGTTATCTCTCAAAGCGTTCCTCTAACTTAAGGGGGGACTGGAAAAGGAGattttttgttcttgatagtcGGGGAATGCTGTATTACTACCGTAAACAGTGCAGTAAATCATCT GGGTCTAGTAGTCAACATTCTGGCCAGAGGAATAGCTCTGAGCTTGGTTCTGGACTTTTAAGTCGATGGCTGTCTTCTCATCATCATGGTGGAGTACATGATGAGAAATCTGTTGCTCATCACACTGTGAACTTGCTTACATCAACAATTAAAGTAGATGCTGACCAATCAGATTTGAGGTTTTGCTTCCGGATCATTTCACCAACCAAGAACTATACTTTGCAG GCAGAGAGTGCACTGGACCAAATGGACTGGATTGAAAAAATCACTGGTGTTATTGCTTCATTACTGAGTTCTCAAATTCCTGAAAGG ATGTTGCCTGCAAGCCCAATGGGAAGTGGTCATCATAGGTCTACCAGTGAGAGTAGTTCTTTTGAAAGTTCAGATTTTGATCACTATGCTGTTGAAGAATGTGCAGCAGATAGAAGTTTTACTTCTGCGCATCTGGAGCGCCCCTCAAGAAGTTTGCAACAGCAGCGATCCTGCACTAAAAGTGAGAAGCCAATAGATGTGCTGCGAAGAGTTTGTGGGAATGATAAATGTGCTGATTGTGGAGCTCCTGAACCTGATTGGGCATCACTAAATCTTGGTGTTCTTGTTTGCATTGAGTGTTCTGGTGTACATCGTAACCTTGGTGTGCACATATCAAAG GTCAGGTCTCTTACATTGGATGTTAAAGTGTGGGAACCTTCTGTCATAAGTTTATTTCAGTCACTTGGAAATACTTTTGCCAACTCAGTCTGGGAGGAATTATTACAATCAAGAAGTGCCTTTCAGGTTGATCTTGTCCCTACAGG CTTAAGCACGTCTGATAAACCAATGATGTTCTTCATCACCAAACCTTGTCAATCTGATTCTCTATCTGTGAAGGAAAAGTTCATCCATGCAAAG TATGCTGAGAAGCTTTTTGTTCGCAAGCCAAAGGACAATCAATACTGTCTCTTGGTAGCACAACAAATCTGGGAGGCTGTTCATGCTAACGATAAAAAAGCTGTATACCGTTACATTGTTAATTCTGATGTTGATGTTAATGCTGTTTATGAGCCAACATGCAGCAGCTCCTTAACCCTTGCTAAAGTAATGCTATTACAAGAGCAAACTAGCCATGATCACGGCTCTACTTTAGCAGGGAACACATTGGACTGGTCCTCCACTAAAGAAGGCCAGGTCATGGACAATCTAGAAGGGTGCACCCTACTTCATCTCGCATGTGAAACTGCAGATATTGGCATGGTGGAGCTCCTCCTACAGTATGGTGCAAATGTTAATGCAAGTGATTCGAGAGGTCAAACACCACTACATCGCTGTATTCTCAAAGGAAGATCTACATTTGCTAGATTATTGCTTTCTAG GGGAGCCGATCCTCGGGCTGTGGATGAGCAGGGAATAACCCCTATTGAGCTTGCTGCAGAGTCAAATGCTGGTGGTGACAGGGAAGTCCATGCTCCATTGACTGATTCTAATGGATGA
- the LOC114422815 gene encoding inactive leucine-rich repeat receptor-like protein kinase CORYNE isoform X1, translated as MFRKRHILSSLARELLALQPLFLLFLFSLHHNTVQCQGRLSKHVSSEPPSPSRPSSAAPSSSGYKDDPRKIILSMVLGAVTGLVCSVLFALVVRCVVQYLNRTPILKGPVIFSPKIASKTLQSALAKENHLLGSSPNGKYYKTMLDNGLTIAVKRLTPFESNSPEAKRKSVKRQIQTELELLASLRNRNLMSLRAYVREPDGFSLVYDYASTGSLADVLNRVRENELPFGWEVRLRIAVGVVKGLQYLHFTCVPQILHYNLKPTNVMLDAEFEPRLADYGLAKLLPNLDRGSSLYTPPECFHNCSRYTDKSDIFSFGIILGVLLTSKDPTDPFFGEAASGGSLGCWLRHLQQAGESREALDKSMLGEEGEEDEMLMAVRIAAACLSDMPADRPSSDELVHMLTQLHSF; from the exons ATGTTTAGGAAAAGGCACATCCTTTCTTCTCTTGCAAGGGAATTGTTGGCACTCCAGccactttttcttctcttcttgttCAGCTTGCACCACAACACTGTGCAGTGTCAAGGAAGGTTGAGTAAGCATGTTTCTTCAGAGCCTCCCTCACCTTCTAGGCCATCATCAGCAGCACCATCTTCATCAGGATACAAGGATGACCCTAGGAAGATAATTTTGAGCATGGTTTTAGGAGCAGTCACTGGGCTAGTTTGTTCTGTTCTGTTTGCACTTGTGGTTCGTTGTGTTGTTCAGTATCTGAACCGCACACCAATCCTCAAGGGCCCTGTCATATTCTCCCCCAAAATTGCCTCCAAGACACTCCAATCAGCTTTGGCAAAGGAAAACCACTTGCTTGGCTCGAGTCCTAATGGGAAGTACTATAAAACTATGCTTGACAATGGACTCACTATTGCAGTCAAAAGGCTAACACCCTTTGAGAGCAATTCCCCGGAGGCCAAGAGGAAATCAGTGAAGAGGCAGATACAAACTGAGCTTGAACTTCTTGCAAGCCTTAGGAATAGGAACCTGATGAGTTTGAGAGCCTATGTTCGTGAGCCTGATGGATTCTCATTGGTTTATGATTATGCGTCCACTGGGAGTCTTGCTGATGTGTTGAATAGAGTGAGGGAGAATGAGTTGCCCTTTGGTTGGGAAGTTAGGCTCAGGATTGCTGTTGGTGTGGTGAAGGGTCTTCAGTATCTTCACTTCACTTGTGTGCCTCAGATTCTGCACTACAACTTGAAGCCCACTAATGTGATGTTGGATGCTGAGTTTGAACCTAGATTAGCAGATTATGGCTTGGCTAAACTTCTGCCTAACTTGGATAGAGGAAGTTCTCTCTACACCCCTCCTGAATGTTTCCACAATTGCAG CAGGTACACCGACAAAAGTGATATCTTCAGTTTTGGCATCATACTAGGTGTTTTATTAACCAGTAAGGACCCTACAGATCCATTCTTTGGAGAAGCAGCCAGTGGGGGAAGTTTGGGATGTTGGTTGAGACACTTGCAGCAAGCCGGTGAGTCACGTGAAGCTCTAGATAAGAGCATGTTAGGAGAAGAAGGTGAGGAAGATGAGATGCTAATGGCTGTTAGGATTGCTGCTGCATGCCTTTCTGATATGCCTGCAGATAGGCCTTCTAGTGATGAGCTTGTTCACATGCTAACGCAACTGCACAGTTTTTGA
- the LOC114422815 gene encoding inactive leucine-rich repeat receptor-like protein kinase CORYNE isoform X2 — MFRKRHILSSLARELLALQPLFLLFLFSLHHNTVQCQGRLSKHVSSEPPSPSRPSSAAPSSSGYKDDPRKIILSMVLGAVTGLVCSVLFALVVRCVVQYLNRTPILKGPVIFSPKIASKTLQSALAKENHLLGSSPNGKYYKTMLDNGLTIAVKRLTPFESNSPEAKRKSVKRQIQTELELLASLRNRNLMSLRAYVREPDGFSLVYDYASTGSLADVLNRVRENELPFGWEVRLRIAVGVVKGLQYLHFTCVPQILHYNLKPTNVMLDAEFEPRLADYGLAKLLPNLDRGSSLYTPPECFHNCRYTDKSDIFSFGIILGVLLTSKDPTDPFFGEAASGGSLGCWLRHLQQAGESREALDKSMLGEEGEEDEMLMAVRIAAACLSDMPADRPSSDELVHMLTQLHSF, encoded by the exons ATGTTTAGGAAAAGGCACATCCTTTCTTCTCTTGCAAGGGAATTGTTGGCACTCCAGccactttttcttctcttcttgttCAGCTTGCACCACAACACTGTGCAGTGTCAAGGAAGGTTGAGTAAGCATGTTTCTTCAGAGCCTCCCTCACCTTCTAGGCCATCATCAGCAGCACCATCTTCATCAGGATACAAGGATGACCCTAGGAAGATAATTTTGAGCATGGTTTTAGGAGCAGTCACTGGGCTAGTTTGTTCTGTTCTGTTTGCACTTGTGGTTCGTTGTGTTGTTCAGTATCTGAACCGCACACCAATCCTCAAGGGCCCTGTCATATTCTCCCCCAAAATTGCCTCCAAGACACTCCAATCAGCTTTGGCAAAGGAAAACCACTTGCTTGGCTCGAGTCCTAATGGGAAGTACTATAAAACTATGCTTGACAATGGACTCACTATTGCAGTCAAAAGGCTAACACCCTTTGAGAGCAATTCCCCGGAGGCCAAGAGGAAATCAGTGAAGAGGCAGATACAAACTGAGCTTGAACTTCTTGCAAGCCTTAGGAATAGGAACCTGATGAGTTTGAGAGCCTATGTTCGTGAGCCTGATGGATTCTCATTGGTTTATGATTATGCGTCCACTGGGAGTCTTGCTGATGTGTTGAATAGAGTGAGGGAGAATGAGTTGCCCTTTGGTTGGGAAGTTAGGCTCAGGATTGCTGTTGGTGTGGTGAAGGGTCTTCAGTATCTTCACTTCACTTGTGTGCCTCAGATTCTGCACTACAACTTGAAGCCCACTAATGTGATGTTGGATGCTGAGTTTGAACCTAGATTAGCAGATTATGGCTTGGCTAAACTTCTGCCTAACTTGGATAGAGGAAGTTCTCTCTACACCCCTCCTGAATGTTTCCACAATTGCAG GTACACCGACAAAAGTGATATCTTCAGTTTTGGCATCATACTAGGTGTTTTATTAACCAGTAAGGACCCTACAGATCCATTCTTTGGAGAAGCAGCCAGTGGGGGAAGTTTGGGATGTTGGTTGAGACACTTGCAGCAAGCCGGTGAGTCACGTGAAGCTCTAGATAAGAGCATGTTAGGAGAAGAAGGTGAGGAAGATGAGATGCTAATGGCTGTTAGGATTGCTGCTGCATGCCTTTCTGATATGCCTGCAGATAGGCCTTCTAGTGATGAGCTTGTTCACATGCTAACGCAACTGCACAGTTTTTGA